The following proteins are encoded in a genomic region of Serinus canaria isolate serCan28SL12 chromosome 15, serCan2020, whole genome shotgun sequence:
- the LOC103818216 gene encoding uncharacterized protein LOC103818216 isoform X2, protein MRCDGRPWAVLAAVTKGLLILWAVPGQGGRSPLAPTVQQTQALVRLMAEDAQELFTFYEKDQHLDIHNICRTNNTLEWLQRPAKARWGLRRLRRPMIHMEQALQGIIRHQRDLQHPEAEILRRLSRTHLKVRALLSNLAGLFPGPSPRPGRRPLPSPAASLGIFRQKLQGCQILWSYARFMAERSAELGAGSRRTRREKGRPPRGSRRPARL, encoded by the exons ATGCGGTGCGACGGGCggccctgggcagtgctggcag CTGTCACCAAAGGGCTCCTCATCCTCTGGGCAGTGCCGGGCCAGGGGGGCAGGTCCCCGCTGGCCCCCACCGTGCAGCAGACCCAGGCGCTGGTGAGGCTCATGGCCGAGGACGCGCAGGAGCTCTTCACCTTCTAC GAGAAGGATCAGCACCTGGACATCCACAACATCTGCCGCACCAACAACACCCTCGAGTGGCTGCAGAGGCCGGCCAAGGCGCGCTGGGGGCTGCGGAGGCTGCGGAGGCCCATGATCCACATGGAGCAGGCGCTGCAGGGCATCATCCGCCACCAGCGCGACCTCCAGCACCCCGAGGCCGAAATCCTTCGCCGCTTGAGCAGGACCCACCTGAAGGTGCGAGCGCTCCTCAGCAACCTGGCGGGGCTCTTCCCGGGCCCCagcccccgccccggccgccggcccctccccagccccgcGGCATCCCTCGGCATCTTCCGACAGAAGCTGCAGGGGTGCCAGATCCTCTGGAGCTACGCCCGCTTCATGGCCGAGCGCAGCGCCGAGCTGGGCGCCGGGAGCCGCCGGACGCGCCGGGAGAAGGGGAGACCGCCCCGGGGCTCACGGCGGCCCGCACGGCTCTAG
- the LOC103818216 gene encoding uncharacterized protein LOC103818216 isoform X1 yields MPQRPLTASSSSPAVTKGLLILWAVPGQGGRSPLAPTVQQTQALVRLMAEDAQELFTFYEKDQHLDIHNICRTNNTLEWLQRPAKARWGLRRLRRPMIHMEQALQGIIRHQRDLQHPEAEILRRLSRTHLKVRALLSNLAGLFPGPSPRPGRRPLPSPAASLGIFRQKLQGCQILWSYARFMAERSAELGAGSRRTRREKGRPPRGSRRPARL; encoded by the exons ATGCCCCAACGGCCCCTGACTGCCTCCTCTTCGTCCCCAGCTGTCACCAAAGGGCTCCTCATCCTCTGGGCAGTGCCGGGCCAGGGGGGCAGGTCCCCGCTGGCCCCCACCGTGCAGCAGACCCAGGCGCTGGTGAGGCTCATGGCCGAGGACGCGCAGGAGCTCTTCACCTTCTAC GAGAAGGATCAGCACCTGGACATCCACAACATCTGCCGCACCAACAACACCCTCGAGTGGCTGCAGAGGCCGGCCAAGGCGCGCTGGGGGCTGCGGAGGCTGCGGAGGCCCATGATCCACATGGAGCAGGCGCTGCAGGGCATCATCCGCCACCAGCGCGACCTCCAGCACCCCGAGGCCGAAATCCTTCGCCGCTTGAGCAGGACCCACCTGAAGGTGCGAGCGCTCCTCAGCAACCTGGCGGGGCTCTTCCCGGGCCCCagcccccgccccggccgccggcccctccccagccccgcGGCATCCCTCGGCATCTTCCGACAGAAGCTGCAGGGGTGCCAGATCCTCTGGAGCTACGCCCGCTTCATGGCCGAGCGCAGCGCCGAGCTGGGCGCCGGGAGCCGCCGGACGCGCCGGGAGAAGGGGAGACCGCCCCGGGGCTCACGGCGGCCCGCACGGCTCTAG